A window from Candidatus Tectomicrobia bacterium encodes these proteins:
- a CDS encoding FAD-dependent oxidoreductase translates to MADVIVAGGGVMGLACARELALAGREVLLLEKGRTGSGATWASAGIVSTHGTAGRADRGGEAGLRLRRASFPLWPGFARALQEESGLDPEFRETGVLLLALDEGQARELQAEPGTHALGEGRWLGAAELREAEPALSDRLPGALLLPGGSVDPRKLAPALALACRRLGVEIREGQLVRELLVEGGRARGVRTLDGEAGAPAVLVCAGVGSRELPGLAPAPPILPQRGQILSLDARGIGPRRVLITPEDPYFVPRADGRLVLGATRELAGEDPRLTAGGLAWLLTSGIRVIPALAHAPIEETWTGFRPLSADGLPLIGPGRLEGLFFCAGHGPTGIGPAPASARLAAALLLGEAPPLDPAPYDPRRFG, encoded by the coding sequence ATGGCCGACGTCATCGTCGCGGGCGGAGGGGTGATGGGCCTCGCCTGCGCCCGGGAGCTGGCCCTCGCGGGGCGGGAGGTCCTTCTGCTGGAGAAGGGCCGCACGGGCTCGGGCGCCACCTGGGCCTCGGCGGGCATCGTCTCGACCCACGGCACGGCCGGGCGCGCGGACCGGGGCGGGGAGGCGGGGCTCAGGCTGCGCAGGGCCTCCTTTCCCCTCTGGCCCGGCTTCGCCCGCGCCCTCCAGGAAGAGAGCGGCCTCGACCCCGAGTTCCGCGAGACGGGCGTCCTCCTCCTCGCCCTGGACGAGGGGCAGGCGCGCGAGCTCCAGGCGGAGCCGGGGACGCATGCCCTCGGCGAGGGGCGCTGGCTCGGCGCCGCCGAGCTCCGGGAGGCCGAGCCCGCGCTCTCGGACCGCCTGCCGGGGGCGCTCCTCCTCCCGGGCGGGAGCGTGGACCCGCGCAAGCTCGCGCCCGCGCTCGCCCTCGCCTGCCGCCGCCTGGGGGTGGAGATACGGGAGGGCCAGCTCGTCCGGGAACTGCTCGTGGAGGGAGGCCGGGCGCGCGGGGTGCGCACCCTCGACGGCGAGGCCGGGGCCCCGGCCGTCCTCGTCTGCGCGGGAGTGGGGAGCCGGGAGCTGCCCGGGCTCGCGCCCGCGCCCCCCATCCTCCCCCAGCGGGGCCAGATCCTCTCCCTGGACGCGCGGGGCATCGGTCCGCGCCGCGTGCTCATCACCCCGGAGGACCCCTACTTCGTCCCCCGGGCGGACGGCCGCCTCGTGCTGGGGGCGACGCGGGAGCTCGCGGGGGAGGACCCGCGCCTGACCGCCGGGGGGCTCGCCTGGCTCCTCACCTCGGGCATCCGCGTCATCCCCGCCCTCGCCCATGCCCCCATCGAGGAGACCTGGACGGGCTTCCGGCCCCTCTCGGCGGACGGCCTCCCGCTCATCGGCCCGGGGCGCCTGGAGGGCCTCTTCTTCTGCGCCGGGCACGGCCCCACGGGCATCGGCCCCGCCCCGGCCAGCGCCCGGCTCGCCGCCGCCCTCCTCCTGGGCGAGGCGCCGCCCCTCGACCCCGCCCCTTACGACCCCCGGCGGTTCGGGTGA
- a CDS encoding SIR2 family protein has product MADGKGVTVLFLGSGFTRGIGRIPTQKEGSFIDSVLGDGREARISFYKINGVPLPTWIRKIGDIEVCMSHLHNLAYSNLATPSSKGMAKKAIINLRSAIRDYMIAQKVEKWDVACEFARRFIRDAGKDKVVILTTNYDLFTENVLKEGQGLEFEYPEIPLQRAHQEHAVPLYKLHGSINWMEERRVGDRELIGVEPLYVRDDLADAKLDFVNVSNETHISCKEKGGYWVYKENGTGRVYTPILIPFFYQKEEWLGQRWGYLFQRHWASAKNWFYDNEIEKMFFIGCGLPRADTYLMSWLLSIFQKKKPETIKIVCDGDPDNLGKALSPFINPDEDIYKCGLKHFLDHFKS; this is encoded by the coding sequence ATGGCGGACGGCAAAGGCGTGACGGTGCTGTTTTTGGGGTCGGGGTTTACGCGAGGCATTGGAAGGATTCCCACCCAGAAGGAAGGGAGTTTTATCGACAGCGTATTGGGAGATGGCAGGGAGGCAAGGATCAGCTTTTACAAGATTAATGGTGTGCCGTTGCCGACATGGATAAGAAAAATTGGAGATATCGAAGTCTGCATGTCTCACCTTCACAACCTTGCATATTCTAATCTCGCAACGCCCAGTAGCAAAGGGATGGCTAAGAAAGCAATCATCAATCTACGCAGTGCAATTAGAGATTACATGATAGCTCAAAAAGTGGAGAAATGGGATGTGGCTTGCGAATTTGCAAGGCGTTTCATTCGCGATGCTGGAAAAGACAAGGTCGTCATTCTGACAACAAATTATGATCTCTTTACGGAAAATGTATTGAAAGAGGGGCAAGGACTTGAATTTGAATATCCTGAAATTCCGCTACAGAGGGCGCACCAGGAACACGCGGTTCCACTCTATAAACTTCACGGTTCAATTAATTGGATGGAGGAACGAAGAGTTGGAGACAGGGAACTGATTGGGGTTGAGCCTTTGTATGTAAGGGACGATCTTGCGGATGCCAAATTAGATTTTGTGAATGTCAGTAATGAGACACATATTTCCTGTAAGGAGAAAGGTGGATATTGGGTATACAAGGAGAACGGGACCGGTAGGGTATATACTCCTATCCTGATCCCCTTTTTCTATCAAAAGGAAGAGTGGCTCGGCCAGCGATGGGGATATCTTTTCCAAAGGCATTGGGCCAGCGCGAAGAATTGGTTCTACGATAACGAGATTGAAAAAATGTTTTTCATCGGCTGTGGGCTTCCGCGAGCGGATACGTATTTGATGTCGTGGTTGTTGAGTATCTTTCAGAAGAAGAAACCGGAGACGATCAAGATCGTTTGCGATGGCGATCCAGACAATTTAGGCAAGGCACTGAGCCCTTTCATCAATCCTGACGAAGATATCTACAAATGCGGCCTTAAGCACTTCTTAGACCATTTCAAGTCCTGA
- a CDS encoding DUF2235 domain-containing protein, with protein sequence MAKRLVVCFDGTWNTPDEDGDIDGNTSTNVHKFYEAVLPRDAGGTEQVKRYDEGVGTKWYEKVRGGAFGVGLSENIQEGYRFLVDRYEEGDEVFILGFSRGGYTARSLVGMIRNAGLLKPAHKDLTSEAYSLYRTRDGSADTENAVFFRREFSREIRIHFLGVWDTVGALGIPLQSFEWFNRGFYQFHDTELSGIVANAYHAVAIDEHRENYTATLWDPKEKPNQTVEQVWFVGAHANVGGGYPDCGLSDVTLDWMMKKTSGCGLALDPAKAPRPAPDVAGLAVRDSYKEFLGGLYGLVSPRRYRTIGHTLYGAESLDTTVFERLSRDPDYRPKNPVGEHARGARAGRLRG encoded by the coding sequence ATGGCCAAGCGGCTGGTGGTCTGTTTCGACGGCACCTGGAACACCCCGGACGAGGACGGCGACATCGACGGCAACACGAGCACCAACGTCCACAAGTTCTACGAGGCGGTCCTGCCCCGGGACGCGGGCGGCACCGAGCAGGTCAAGCGGTACGACGAGGGGGTGGGGACCAAGTGGTACGAGAAGGTCCGGGGCGGGGCCTTCGGCGTCGGCCTCTCGGAGAACATCCAGGAGGGCTACCGCTTCCTCGTGGACCGCTACGAGGAGGGGGACGAGGTCTTCATCCTCGGCTTCAGCCGGGGCGGCTACACGGCCCGCAGCCTGGTGGGCATGATCCGCAACGCCGGCCTCCTCAAGCCCGCGCACAAGGACCTCACCTCCGAGGCCTACTCCCTCTACCGCACCCGGGACGGGAGCGCCGACACCGAGAACGCCGTGTTCTTCCGCCGCGAGTTCTCGCGGGAGATCCGCATCCACTTCCTCGGGGTGTGGGACACGGTGGGGGCGCTGGGCATCCCGCTCCAGTCGTTCGAGTGGTTCAACCGGGGCTTCTACCAGTTCCACGACACCGAGCTGAGCGGCATCGTCGCGAACGCCTACCACGCCGTGGCCATCGACGAGCACCGGGAGAACTACACGGCCACCCTCTGGGACCCGAAGGAGAAGCCCAACCAGACGGTCGAGCAGGTGTGGTTCGTGGGGGCGCACGCCAACGTGGGGGGCGGCTACCCCGACTGCGGGCTCTCGGACGTGACCCTCGACTGGATGATGAAGAAGACCTCGGGCTGCGGCCTGGCCCTCGACCCGGCCAAGGCGCCCCGGCCCGCGCCCGACGTGGCGGGACTCGCGGTGCGCGACTCCTACAAGGAGTTCCTGGGCGGGCTCTACGGCCTCGTCTCCCCGCGGCGCTACCGCACCATCGGCCACACCCTCTACGGCGCCGAGTCGCTGGACACGACGGTGTTCGAGCGGCTGAGCCGCGACCCGGACTACCGCCCCAAGAACCCCGTCGGGGAGCACGCGCGCGGCGCGCGGGCGGGGCGCCTGCGGGGGTGA
- a CDS encoding DMT family transporter, whose translation MPAPAAAALFALGTSFFFGAFSILVRLGREHANAITGVFISLLAPLPLFIAAALWMRDASWWDGRAIGFFILAGLSGPACSRVFLYLSLHHLGVARTMPLTSVTPLFSTMLAAAVLGERPGPYVWAGTLLIVTGCAALSYKKTSDTSWSRRHLWLIGVSVLAAAWSFLFRKLALTAVNAPVLGVTVSSLAGLFFLSLFRPLMPAAERPRLPNAKAWAFYGSCGLLNGAGFLTQFYALGLGDVSIVIPLSSTAPFFSLLLSRLLLRGTERVTKLIVWGTVLIVAGAALIAWRLR comes from the coding sequence ATGCCCGCGCCGGCCGCCGCCGCCCTCTTCGCGCTGGGCACCTCGTTCTTCTTCGGCGCCTTCAGCATCCTGGTGCGCCTGGGGCGCGAGCACGCCAACGCCATCACCGGGGTGTTCATCAGCCTCCTGGCGCCGCTCCCATTATTCATCGCCGCCGCCCTCTGGATGCGGGACGCCTCCTGGTGGGACGGGCGCGCCATCGGGTTCTTCATCCTGGCCGGGCTGTCGGGGCCCGCCTGCTCGCGGGTCTTCCTCTATCTCTCGCTGCACCACCTGGGCGTGGCGCGGACCATGCCGCTGACCTCGGTAACGCCGCTCTTCTCGACGATGCTGGCGGCCGCCGTCCTGGGGGAGCGGCCGGGGCCCTACGTCTGGGCGGGGACGCTCCTCATCGTGACGGGCTGCGCCGCCCTCTCCTACAAGAAGACCTCGGACACGAGCTGGTCCCGGCGCCACCTGTGGCTCATCGGGGTGAGCGTGCTGGCGGCGGCGTGGTCGTTCCTCTTCCGCAAGCTCGCCCTCACGGCGGTGAACGCCCCCGTGCTGGGGGTGACGGTCTCGAGCCTGGCGGGGCTCTTCTTCCTCTCCCTCTTCCGGCCGCTCATGCCCGCCGCCGAGCGCCCCCGGCTCCCGAACGCCAAGGCGTGGGCCTTCTACGGGAGCTGCGGGCTGCTGAACGGGGCGGGCTTCTTGACCCAGTTCTACGCGCTGGGGCTGGGGGACGTCTCGATCGTCATCCCGCTGAGCTCGACGGCGCCCTTCTTCTCGCTCCTGCTGAGCCGCCTCCTCCTGCGCGGGACCGAGCGCGTGACGAAGCTCATCGTCTGGGGCACCGTCCTCATCGTGGCGGGCGCCGCCCTCATCGCGTGGAGGCTGCGGTAA
- a CDS encoding SDR family oxidoreductase, protein MNAPGDFQGQCAVVTGAATGIGEAAARELARRGCAVCVMDIDAGGAGRVAGAIREAGGEAFDSVTDLMDWKATRRGVEEAHDKKGRLDIVVHCAGGFPEYVSLMDCPAEAWDGVVNSNLRSMFYLLKAAAPLMIQARYGRFVALSSMAARSGVNPNPPHYTAAKGGVLALARQAARELAPHGITVNAVAPANVRTPRTLAIRSEERIRHIERTTPAGRLSEPGEVAAAVVFLCSPEAGYITGATLDVNGGATMV, encoded by the coding sequence ATGAACGCGCCGGGGGATTTCCAGGGCCAGTGCGCCGTGGTCACGGGGGCCGCGACCGGCATCGGGGAGGCGGCGGCCCGCGAGCTGGCGCGGCGGGGCTGCGCCGTCTGCGTGATGGACATCGACGCCGGAGGGGCCGGGCGGGTGGCGGGCGCCATCCGGGAAGCGGGCGGGGAGGCCTTCGACTCCGTCACCGATTTGATGGACTGGAAGGCCACGCGAAGAGGCGTCGAGGAGGCGCACGACAAGAAGGGCCGGCTCGACATCGTGGTGCACTGCGCGGGCGGCTTCCCCGAGTACGTGAGCCTGATGGATTGCCCCGCCGAGGCGTGGGACGGGGTGGTGAACTCCAACCTGCGCTCGATGTTCTACCTGCTGAAGGCCGCGGCGCCGCTGATGATCCAGGCGCGCTACGGGCGCTTCGTCGCCCTCTCCAGCATGGCCGCCCGGAGCGGGGTGAACCCCAATCCCCCGCACTACACCGCCGCCAAGGGCGGCGTCCTCGCCCTGGCGCGCCAAGCGGCGCGGGAGCTCGCCCCCCATGGGATCACGGTGAACGCCGTCGCACCCGCCAACGTGCGCACCCCGCGCACCCTCGCCATCCGGAGCGAGGAGCGCATCCGCCACATCGAGCGGACCACCCCCGCCGGCCGCCTCTCCGAGCCCGGGGAGGTCGCCGCGGCCGTCGTCTTCCTCTGCAGCCCCGAGGCCGGCTACATCACCGGGGCGACGCTCGACGTGAACGGCGGGGCGACGATGGTGTGA
- a CDS encoding DUF86 domain-containing protein, whose product MKSDELFLRHILDEINFLLQQTQDMTYEQFLGDEVIKRASARSFEIIGEAAKNISADFKKICREIDWKGMAGLRDTLIHRYFQTNWSIIWSALKEKLPGLKLAIERALGDLRK is encoded by the coding sequence ATGAAGTCGGATGAGCTATTCCTCCGGCATATTCTCGACGAGATCAATTTCCTTCTGCAGCAGACGCAAGACATGACCTACGAGCAGTTCCTTGGGGATGAGGTCATCAAGCGAGCGAGCGCAAGGAGCTTTGAGATCATAGGGGAAGCGGCCAAGAACATATCTGCCGACTTTAAGAAAATATGCAGGGAAATTGATTGGAAAGGCATGGCGGGGTTGCGGGACACGCTGATTCATCGTTATTTTCAGACAAACTGGAGCATTATCTGGAGCGCCCTCAAGGAAAAACTGCCGGGGCTCAAGCTCGCCATCGAGCGGGCGCTGGGCGATCTCAGGAAATAA
- a CDS encoding nucleotidyltransferase family protein: MPGKTAPKTPERLAKRKVARPRRAKVQTRREVLSLLRANRDLLRRCKVRRIGIFGSFVRNEQTARSDVDFLVDFSEPNFDRFMELHEQLRKLSGRKVELVTPEGLSKYLKPFVEKEVRWHEVG, from the coding sequence ATGCCCGGGAAGACGGCCCCCAAGACGCCCGAGCGCCTGGCGAAGCGGAAAGTCGCCCGTCCGCGGCGCGCCAAGGTCCAGACCCGGCGCGAGGTGCTGTCCCTCCTGCGCGCGAACCGGGACCTCCTGAGAAGATGCAAGGTCAGGCGGATTGGCATCTTCGGTTCCTTCGTCCGAAACGAGCAAACCGCCAGGAGCGACGTGGATTTCCTCGTCGATTTCTCCGAGCCCAATTTCGACCGCTTCATGGAGCTTCATGAGCAGCTCAGGAAGCTTTCCGGCAGGAAAGTCGAGCTTGTCACGCCGGAGGGCTTGAGCAAATATCTCAAGCCCTTCGTGGAGAAAGAGGTCCGGTGGCATGAAGTCGGATGA
- a CDS encoding CoA-binding protein, which translates to MSILLDGSTRVLVQGATGGEARRLIPTMTAYGTRIVAGVSPGKGGERVEGIPIYSTVADALKEHEADLSVLFIPARFAKAAALEAIEAGVPSVHILAEGVPHHDAAEILARAGRAGALVIGPNSQGMVSPGKAKVGGTGGEVPHLMFRPGPVGVVSRSGGMGAEICLFLTKAGIGQSTYVAIGGDLLIGAAFAEMLALFEKDPETKCVVLFGEPGTGREEEAAAFIRSGGFTKPLVAMIPGEFMERMPQPPAVSHTGALVERGVGAPSAKKRLLRGAGARVAERFSEIVPLVREALGEG; encoded by the coding sequence GTGAGCATCCTCCTCGACGGCTCGACGCGGGTGCTGGTGCAGGGGGCGACCGGTGGCGAGGCCCGCCGCCTCATCCCCACCATGACGGCCTACGGCACGCGAATCGTGGCGGGCGTCTCCCCCGGCAAGGGGGGCGAGCGGGTGGAGGGGATTCCTATCTATTCCACCGTGGCGGACGCGCTGAAGGAGCACGAAGCCGATCTCTCGGTTCTCTTCATCCCGGCGCGCTTCGCCAAGGCGGCGGCGCTGGAGGCCATCGAGGCCGGGGTTCCGTCCGTGCACATCCTGGCGGAGGGGGTGCCCCACCACGACGCGGCCGAGATCCTCGCCCGCGCGGGGCGGGCGGGGGCCCTCGTCATCGGCCCGAACAGCCAGGGGATGGTGAGCCCCGGGAAGGCCAAGGTGGGGGGGACGGGGGGCGAGGTGCCCCACCTCATGTTCCGCCCGGGGCCCGTCGGGGTCGTGAGCCGGAGCGGGGGGATGGGGGCCGAGATCTGCCTCTTCCTGACGAAGGCCGGGATCGGCCAGAGCACCTACGTGGCCATCGGGGGGGACCTCCTCATCGGCGCGGCCTTCGCCGAGATGCTCGCCCTCTTCGAGAAGGACCCCGAGACGAAGTGCGTCGTCCTCTTCGGGGAGCCCGGCACGGGCCGGGAGGAGGAGGCCGCCGCCTTCATCCGCTCGGGCGGCTTCACCAAGCCCCTCGTCGCCATGATCCCCGGCGAGTTCATGGAGCGCATGCCCCAGCCCCCCGCCGTGAGCCACACCGGCGCCCTCGTCGAGCGAGGCGTGGGCGCGCCCTCCGCCAAGAAGAGGCTCCTGCGCGGGGCGGGGGCGCGGGTGGCGGAGAGATTCAGCGAGATTGTTCCGCTGGTACGCGAGGCGCTGGGGGAGGGGTAA
- a CDS encoding acetate--CoA ligase family protein translates to MARLLEHDSLDLLRRHGVPVPSYLLAASAEEAASAVRRLGGRAVLKALVPVGKRGRAGAVKLAASPEHAHAEAARILGMTVRNFPVRRLLVMEALDMRRECFVSLTFDWRTKSPLLLFSAEGGMDVEEIAASRPDRLRELPIDIVDGLSYLDALDLAREGRLAGPQAEAAARAMCGLYAAFRASDGRLAEVNPLAVLGDGRMVAASCAFEVDDQALFRHPELEALLGEEQGNGWRPLTSLEKEVREIDAIDPHVGAIRFSEMEGDVGFMVSGGGYGLTSLEEFLRRGGRPACTFDITPGRYEEKMRRMVKAVLRKPGLKGLVLASNVSNFARVNVRVAGIVQGLKEAGLDYTRFPVVVRYAGPGAEEARRLIAEVPGVEWHEEDFSLEDVCRRIAKRAYGTGA, encoded by the coding sequence TTGGCCCGGCTCCTCGAGCACGACTCCCTCGACCTGCTGAGGCGGCACGGCGTGCCCGTGCCCTCGTACCTCCTCGCCGCCTCGGCGGAGGAGGCCGCTTCGGCCGTGAGGCGCCTGGGCGGGCGGGCCGTGCTCAAGGCGCTGGTGCCGGTCGGGAAGCGGGGCCGGGCGGGGGCGGTCAAGCTCGCCGCCTCGCCGGAGCACGCCCATGCCGAGGCGGCGCGCATCCTGGGCATGACGGTGCGCAACTTCCCGGTGCGGCGCCTCCTGGTGATGGAGGCCCTCGACATGAGGCGCGAGTGCTTCGTCTCGCTCACCTTCGACTGGCGGACGAAGTCCCCCCTCCTCCTATTCTCCGCCGAGGGCGGGATGGACGTGGAGGAGATCGCGGCCTCCCGCCCGGACCGCCTCCGCGAGCTCCCCATCGACATCGTGGACGGGCTCTCCTACCTCGATGCGCTCGATCTCGCCCGCGAGGGGAGGCTCGCCGGCCCCCAGGCCGAGGCCGCCGCGCGCGCGATGTGCGGCCTCTACGCCGCCTTCCGCGCCTCGGACGGCCGCCTGGCGGAGGTGAACCCGCTGGCTGTCCTCGGGGACGGCCGGATGGTCGCCGCCTCGTGCGCCTTCGAGGTGGACGATCAGGCCCTCTTCCGCCATCCGGAGCTGGAGGCCCTCCTCGGGGAGGAGCAGGGGAACGGCTGGCGGCCCCTCACGTCCCTGGAGAAGGAAGTGCGGGAGATCGACGCCATCGATCCGCACGTCGGGGCCATCCGCTTCAGCGAGATGGAGGGCGACGTCGGCTTCATGGTCTCGGGAGGGGGCTACGGCCTCACCAGCCTGGAGGAGTTCCTCCGCCGGGGGGGCCGCCCGGCCTGCACCTTCGACATCACCCCGGGCCGCTACGAGGAGAAGATGCGCCGGATGGTGAAGGCCGTCCTCCGGAAGCCGGGCCTCAAGGGCCTGGTGCTCGCCTCGAACGTGAGCAACTTCGCCCGGGTGAACGTTCGCGTGGCGGGCATCGTCCAGGGCCTGAAGGAGGCGGGGCTCGACTACACGAGGTTCCCCGTGGTCGTGCGCTACGCCGGGCCCGGGGCTGAGGAGGCGCGGCGGCTCATCGCCGAGGTGCCGGGGGTCGAGTGGCACGAGGAAGACTTCTCGCTCGAGGACGTCTGCCGCCGCATCGCCAAGCGCGCCTATGGGACCGGGGCGTGA
- a CDS encoding membrane dipeptidase, translating to MPIAFGDIWDFHTDLRYMVNLPPDKAYLSEQIDLPAARRLGGVFSATGRKAGAPQAEQLKVLEEDVRLIRQIPGLTLVLRAADLEGTGRQVLHAEGIYFIEREADFKFLDWMWDEGFRGLGPLYNEDSALGGGAKGDPARGLTPLGRDFALRAWEKGFLVDCSHANHRTKDDLIDLALVTGNPLHYSHGHLDEAAVPAFGERGLPRTAARRLLETGGLIGLAPHPGFYAAFGRYMEEIDFLAEVAPAQVCLGTDFAGTHTPGPAGNRTFGELKGVWGVPAFAGRLARAHGEDFARSFCGSTLKECLRRSLP from the coding sequence ATGCCCATCGCTTTCGGCGACATCTGGGATTTCCACACCGACCTGCGCTACATGGTGAATCTCCCGCCGGACAAGGCCTACCTCAGCGAGCAGATCGACCTCCCCGCCGCCCGGCGGCTGGGCGGGGTATTCAGCGCCACCGGGCGCAAGGCCGGCGCGCCCCAGGCCGAGCAGCTGAAGGTCCTGGAGGAGGACGTCCGGCTCATTCGCCAGATCCCGGGGCTGACGCTGGTCCTCCGGGCGGCGGACCTCGAGGGGACGGGCCGCCAGGTCCTCCACGCCGAGGGCATCTACTTCATCGAGCGCGAGGCGGACTTCAAGTTCCTCGACTGGATGTGGGATGAGGGCTTCCGCGGCCTGGGGCCCCTCTACAACGAGGACAGCGCCCTGGGCGGCGGGGCCAAGGGCGACCCTGCGCGGGGCCTCACCCCCCTGGGCCGCGACTTCGCCCTGCGCGCCTGGGAGAAGGGCTTTCTCGTGGATTGCTCCCACGCCAACCACCGGACCAAAGACGACCTGATCGACCTGGCCCTCGTGACCGGGAACCCGCTCCATTACTCCCACGGTCACCTCGACGAGGCCGCCGTCCCGGCCTTCGGCGAGCGGGGGCTGCCCCGGACGGCCGCGCGGCGGCTCCTGGAGACGGGGGGCCTCATCGGCCTGGCGCCCCACCCGGGCTTCTACGCCGCCTTCGGGCGGTACATGGAGGAGATCGATTTCCTGGCCGAGGTGGCGCCCGCCCAGGTGTGCCTCGGGACCGACTTCGCCGGGACGCACACCCCCGGCCCGGCCGGCAACCGCACCTTCGGCGAGCTGAAGGGGGTGTGGGGCGTCCCCGCCTTCGCCGGGCGCCTGGCCCGCGCCCACGGGGAGGACTTCGCCCGCTCTTTCTGCGGGAGCACGCTGAAGGAATGCCTCCGGCGGTCGCTGCCGTAG
- a CDS encoding endonuclease/exonuclease/phosphatase family protein: protein MHHGDISPQIALGLKELQKRIGAAKIPSSKLDEALNIATWNIREFGKTPRLEASLHFIAEILGQFDLIAVTEVRDNLGDLGKVLRILGPYWSAVFSDYIVDAGGNRERIAYVYDKRAAVFTGLAAEADPPRKKTKSGEYVSAISWWRSPYIASFRAGNFDFVLITAHIRWGSGEKARVAPLKLLAEWIDRRSKEKYTDDKDIILMGDFNIPKVDDELFQAITSKDLEMPAALRGVKHGSNLSKDKRYDQILHYPVHTKSFTNHAGVLDFYAGGHGPLFPGVQMTKAEFTYQLSDHLPLWMQLDVDVEGERLDQIITAGPSSGRER, encoded by the coding sequence ATGCACCACGGCGACATATCCCCGCAGATCGCCCTGGGCCTGAAGGAGCTCCAGAAGAGGATCGGGGCCGCCAAGATTCCCTCGTCCAAGCTGGACGAGGCCCTCAACATCGCCACCTGGAACATCCGCGAGTTCGGCAAGACCCCGCGGCTAGAGGCCTCCCTCCATTTCATCGCGGAGATCCTGGGCCAGTTCGACCTCATCGCCGTCACCGAGGTCCGGGACAATCTCGGCGACCTCGGGAAGGTGCTCCGCATCCTGGGCCCTTACTGGAGCGCCGTCTTCTCGGACTATATCGTCGACGCGGGGGGGAACCGGGAGCGCATCGCCTACGTCTACGACAAGCGCGCGGCGGTTTTCACCGGCCTCGCGGCCGAGGCCGATCCGCCCAGGAAGAAGACGAAATCGGGCGAGTACGTCTCCGCCATCTCGTGGTGGAGGAGCCCCTACATCGCCTCGTTCCGCGCGGGCAACTTCGACTTCGTGCTCATCACCGCCCACATCCGCTGGGGGTCAGGGGAGAAGGCGCGGGTCGCCCCCCTCAAGCTCCTGGCCGAGTGGATCGACCGGCGGTCCAAGGAGAAGTACACGGACGACAAGGACATCATCCTCATGGGCGACTTCAACATCCCCAAGGTGGACGATGAGCTCTTCCAGGCCATCACCAGCAAGGACCTGGAGATGCCGGCGGCCCTGCGCGGGGTGAAGCACGGCTCCAACCTCTCCAAGGACAAGCGCTACGACCAGATCCTCCACTACCCGGTCCACACCAAGTCTTTCACGAATCATGCGGGTGTGCTGGACTTCTACGCGGGCGGCCACGGGCCGCTCTTCCCGGGCGTCCAGATGACCAAGGCGGAGTTCACCTACCAGCTTTCCGACCATCTGCCTCTCTGGATGCAGCTCGACGTGGACGTGGAGGGGGAGCGCCTCGATCAGATCATCACGGCGGGTCCCTCCAGCGGGAGGGAACGCTGA
- the ilvE gene encoding branched-chain-amino-acid transaminase gives MPKYPHNKVWINGKVVAGEEAKVSVFSQAVLRGSCVYEGIRGYWNEGRKNLFLWKLEPHLKRLEQSMKIMRMESPYSREDFRRAIVEWVRANGFREDIHFRLNVYFDDAGRLDMKAFKPEEVDTCAFIAGGPRGDRARQERGIHMCVSSWRRIGDDSIPPRVKATANYQNSRLAGVEARVNGYDDAVILNQAGKVSESSGACVLIVRDGALIAPPVTESILESVTRSCVLEMFGNSIGAASERPVDRTELYIADEAIMCGSAEEVTPILSVDRVAVGDGKPGPLTKRLQGIFYSAVRGEDESYERDLVAVY, from the coding sequence GTGCCCAAATATCCGCACAACAAGGTCTGGATCAACGGGAAGGTGGTGGCGGGCGAGGAGGCCAAGGTCAGCGTCTTCAGCCAGGCCGTCCTCCGAGGCTCGTGCGTGTACGAGGGCATCCGCGGCTACTGGAACGAGGGCCGGAAGAACCTCTTCCTCTGGAAGCTCGAGCCTCACCTCAAGCGCCTCGAGCAGAGCATGAAGATCATGCGCATGGAGTCCCCTTACTCGCGGGAAGACTTCCGCCGCGCCATCGTGGAGTGGGTCCGCGCCAACGGCTTCCGCGAGGACATCCACTTCCGCCTGAACGTCTACTTCGACGACGCGGGCCGGCTCGACATGAAGGCCTTCAAGCCCGAGGAGGTGGACACCTGCGCCTTCATCGCGGGCGGCCCCCGGGGGGACCGCGCCCGCCAGGAGCGGGGCATCCACATGTGCGTGAGCAGCTGGCGCCGCATCGGGGACGACTCCATCCCTCCGCGCGTCAAGGCCACCGCCAACTACCAGAACAGCCGCCTCGCCGGAGTCGAGGCCCGGGTGAACGGCTACGACGACGCCGTCATCCTGAACCAGGCGGGGAAGGTGTCGGAGTCCTCGGGCGCCTGCGTCCTCATCGTCCGGGACGGAGCGCTCATCGCCCCCCCGGTGACGGAGAGCATCCTGGAGAGCGTCACGCGCTCGTGCGTCCTCGAGATGTTCGGGAACTCCATCGGCGCGGCCTCCGAGCGGCCCGTGGACCGCACCGAGCTCTACATCGCGGACGAGGCCATCATGTGCGGCTCGGCCGAGGAGGTGACGCCCATCCTGAGCGTGGACCGCGTGGCCGTCGGCGACGGCAAGCCCGGCCCCCTCACGAAGCGCCTCCAGGGCATCTTCTACTCCGCCGTCCGGGGCGAGGACGAGAGCTACGAGCGGGACCTGGTGGCGGTGTATTAG